In a single window of the Bradyrhizobium erythrophlei genome:
- a CDS encoding amino acid ABC transporter ATP-binding protein: MIEISHVDKWYAGFQALKDCTTSVAKGEVVVVCGPSGSGKSTLIKCVNALEPFQKGEIILDGIRLNDPKTDLPKLRARVGMVFQHFELFPHLKIIENLCLAQEKVLGRSHEAAMAKASKLLDRVGLKDHARKYPAELSGGQQQRVAIARALAMDPIAMLFDEPTSALDPEMISEVLDVMVDLAREGMTMMVVTHEMGFASKVAHRVIFMDQGEIVEDALKTDFFGSPRSDRAQKFLSKILSH; encoded by the coding sequence ATGATCGAGATCAGCCACGTTGATAAATGGTACGCCGGATTTCAGGCGCTGAAGGATTGCACCACCAGCGTCGCCAAGGGCGAGGTGGTGGTGGTGTGCGGTCCATCGGGCTCGGGAAAGTCGACGCTGATCAAATGCGTCAATGCGCTTGAGCCGTTCCAGAAGGGCGAGATCATTCTCGACGGCATCAGGCTCAACGACCCGAAAACCGATCTGCCGAAGCTGCGCGCCCGAGTCGGCATGGTGTTCCAGCATTTTGAACTGTTCCCGCACCTGAAAATCATCGAGAATCTTTGCCTGGCGCAGGAGAAGGTGCTGGGACGGTCGCATGAGGCCGCGATGGCGAAGGCCTCAAAACTGCTCGACCGCGTCGGGCTCAAGGATCACGCCCGCAAATATCCCGCCGAATTGTCCGGCGGCCAGCAGCAGCGCGTCGCGATTGCGCGTGCGCTGGCGATGGATCCGATCGCCATGCTGTTCGACGAGCCGACCTCGGCGCTCGACCCCGAAATGATCAGCGAAGTGCTCGACGTCATGGTCGACCTCGCCCGCGAGGGCATGACCATGATGGTCGTGACCCACGAGATGGGCTTTGCCAGCAAGGTGGCGCACCGGGTGATTTTCATGGACCAGGGCGAAATCGTCGAGGACGCGCTCAAGACCGATTTCTTCGGCAGCCCCCGCAGCGACCGCGCGCAGAAGTTTTTGTCGAAGATTCTGTCGCATTGA
- a CDS encoding amino acid ABC transporter permease: MFANFDFDVIRRSLGYLFFDGMTFTLTLTGLAALGGLVFGTLIALMRLSGFRVLGRIAGLYVDLMRSLPLVLVIFWFYFLVPYIGQWLTGSSRPVHVGAFTSSLVTFVMFEAAYFSEIMRAGIQSISKGQPAAAQALGLTYGQTMRYVVLPQAFRNMLPVLLTQTIVLFQDTSLVYVLSITDFLGAASKVAQRDGRLVEMYLFAAVVYFAISFAASFGVRRLQTRIAFVH, from the coding sequence ATGTTCGCCAATTTCGACTTCGACGTCATCCGCCGCTCGCTCGGTTATCTGTTTTTTGACGGCATGACGTTCACGCTGACGCTGACGGGGCTGGCCGCACTGGGCGGCCTGGTCTTCGGCACGCTGATCGCGCTGATGCGGTTGTCGGGCTTCAGGGTGCTCGGCCGCATCGCCGGCCTCTATGTCGACCTGATGCGGTCGCTGCCGCTGGTGCTGGTGATCTTCTGGTTCTATTTCCTGGTGCCCTATATCGGGCAGTGGCTGACGGGATCGTCGCGGCCGGTTCACGTCGGCGCGTTCACCTCCTCGCTCGTCACCTTCGTCATGTTCGAGGCGGCGTATTTTTCCGAAATCATGCGCGCCGGCATCCAGTCGATCTCCAAAGGACAACCCGCGGCAGCCCAGGCGCTCGGCCTGACCTATGGCCAGACCATGCGCTACGTCGTGCTGCCGCAGGCGTTCCGCAACATGCTGCCGGTGCTGCTGACCCAGACCATCGTGCTGTTCCAGGACACCTCATTGGTCTACGTGCTGTCGATCACCGATTTTCTGGGCGCGGCGAGCAAGGTCGCGCAGCGCGACGGCCGGCTGGTCGAAATGTACCTGTTCGCCGCCGTGGTCTATTTCGCAATTTCCTTCGCAGCGTCATTCGGCGTCAGGCGCCTGCAGACCCGCATCGCCTTCGTCCATTAG
- a CDS encoding amino acid ABC transporter permease encodes MNYHWNWRIFWEPAPNGTGTYLDMLLSGLVLTIETALCAWIIALVFGSIVGVLRTLPSKAASWAGFAYVEFFRNMPLLVQLFLWFFVLPEILPQAWGLWLKQMPNAPFYTAAVGIGLFMSARVAEQLRAGIGSLPRGQKLAATALGLTTAQTYRYVLLPMAFRIILPPLTSEFLNTIKNTSVAITIGLIELTGEARAMQEFSFQVFEAFTAATVLYLLVNIVVVIAMRFLERGLAVPGYISGK; translated from the coding sequence GTGAACTATCACTGGAACTGGCGCATTTTCTGGGAGCCGGCCCCTAACGGGACCGGCACCTATCTCGACATGCTGCTGTCGGGGCTGGTGCTGACGATCGAAACCGCGCTTTGCGCCTGGATCATTGCGCTGGTGTTCGGGTCGATTGTCGGCGTGCTGCGCACGCTGCCGTCGAAGGCGGCATCGTGGGCCGGCTTCGCCTATGTCGAATTCTTCCGCAACATGCCGCTTTTGGTCCAGCTGTTTCTGTGGTTCTTCGTGCTGCCGGAAATCCTCCCGCAGGCGTGGGGACTGTGGCTGAAGCAGATGCCCAACGCGCCGTTCTATACCGCGGCGGTCGGCATCGGGCTGTTCATGTCGGCGCGCGTCGCCGAACAGTTGCGCGCCGGCATCGGATCGCTGCCGCGCGGACAAAAGCTGGCCGCGACCGCGCTCGGGCTGACCACCGCGCAGACCTACCGCTATGTGCTGCTGCCGATGGCGTTTCGCATCATCCTGCCGCCGCTCACTTCCGAGTTCCTCAACACCATCAAGAACACCTCGGTGGCGATCACTATCGGCCTGATCGAGTTGACCGGCGAGGCGCGCGCCATGCAGGAGTTTTCCTTTCAGGTGTTCGAAGCCTTCACCGCCGCGACGGTTCTGTACCTGCTGGTCAACATCGTCGTCGTCATCGCCATGCGGTTTCTCGAGCGCGGGCTGGCGGTCCCCGGCTACATCTCGGGGAAGTGA
- a CDS encoding amino acid ABC transporter substrate-binding protein yields the protein MKHLRMMGLGLAAALCAGQAHAEELTGTLKNIKETGAITLGFRDSSIPFSYLDDSQKPIGFAMDICYKIVDAVKKELKLDKLEVKLNPVTSSTRIPLLANGTIDLECGSTTNNADRQKQIAFTNTHFLTASRFVSKKSNKINSIDDLKGKSVVSTSGTTNIKQLTEANAARNLGVNIIPAKDHAEAFLMVETDRAVAFVMDDILLASLVAGSKEPDAYVISTDAFSKPEPYGIMLRKDDPAFKKVVDGATAALYQSGEGQKLYDKWFMQKIPPKGLNLNTPIGAELKHEFAKPSDSPDPASYTAK from the coding sequence ATGAAACATTTGCGTATGATGGGCCTTGGACTCGCCGCTGCGCTGTGCGCGGGGCAGGCCCATGCCGAGGAACTGACGGGGACATTGAAGAACATCAAGGAAACCGGCGCCATTACGCTGGGCTTTCGCGACTCGTCGATCCCGTTTTCCTATCTGGACGACAGCCAGAAGCCGATCGGCTTTGCGATGGACATTTGCTACAAGATCGTCGACGCCGTGAAGAAGGAGCTCAAGCTCGACAAGCTCGAGGTCAAGCTCAATCCGGTGACGTCGTCGACCCGCATTCCCCTGCTGGCCAACGGCACCATCGACCTCGAATGCGGATCGACCACCAACAATGCCGACCGCCAGAAGCAGATTGCCTTCACCAACACGCACTTCCTGACCGCGAGCCGTTTCGTCTCGAAGAAGTCGAACAAGATCAACTCGATCGACGACCTCAAGGGCAAGTCCGTGGTCTCGACCTCCGGCACCACCAACATCAAGCAGCTCACCGAAGCCAACGCCGCCCGCAACCTCGGCGTCAACATCATCCCGGCCAAGGATCACGCCGAGGCGTTCCTGATGGTGGAGACCGACCGCGCGGTGGCGTTTGTGATGGACGATATCCTGCTCGCGAGCCTCGTCGCCGGATCGAAAGAGCCGGACGCCTACGTGATCTCGACCGACGCGTTTTCGAAACCGGAGCCCTACGGCATCATGCTGCGCAAGGACGATCCCGCGTTCAAGAAGGTGGTCGACGGCGCCACCGCGGCGCTGTACCAGAGCGGCGAGGGCCAGAAGCTGTATGACAAATGGTTCATGCAGAAAATCCCGCCGAAGGGATTGAACCTCAATACGCCGATCGGAGCGGAGCTGAAGCACGAGTTCGCAAAGCCGTCGGATTCGCCGGATCCGGCGTCGTATACGGCGAAGTGA